One window of Cucurbita pepo subsp. pepo cultivar mu-cu-16 chromosome LG19, ASM280686v2, whole genome shotgun sequence genomic DNA carries:
- the LOC111782237 gene encoding pentatricopeptide repeat-containing protein At4g21065-like: protein MLLCKPNFIFWTSKQRLNVHVFSTVSHLPPPLSSLPPLSGISQIKQAHARSVVFGLANDGRIMGHLLAFLAVSSSSLPYEYAFSIYQSISHPSVFATNNMIRCCAKEELSCESISLYSHMRRSLVAPNKHTLTFVLQACSNALAICEGIQVQTHVIKFGFARDVFIRNALIHLYCTHCRVECAKQVFDEVPSSRDIVSWNSMIAGFVRAGQINVADKLFVEMPEKDVISWSAMISGCVQNGLLEKALDCFNEMREQKMRPNEAILVSMLAAASQLGMLEYGKMIHSIADSLKFPMTASLGTALVDMYAKCGCIDESKFLFDRMPQKDKWTWNVMICGLASHGLGQEALALFEKFLTQGFYPVNVTFIGVLNACSRAGLVSEGRRFFKLMTDTYKIIPEMEHYGCMVDLFSRAGFVYDAVEMINRMPAPTDPVLWATVLGSCKVHGFIELGEEIGNKLIQMDPTHNGHYVQLAGIYARLRKWEDVSKIRRLMADRNSNKIAGWSLIEAGGRVHRFVAGDKEHERCTEIYKMLETIGVRIAAAGYSADVSSVLHDIEEEEKETAIKEHSERLAIAFGLLVTQVGDCIRIIKNLRVCDDCHEVSKIISRVFEREIVVRDGSRFHHFKNGSCSCLDYW, encoded by the coding sequence ATGCTACTCTGTAAGCCTAATTTCATCTTCTGGACTTCGAAACAGAGATTGAATGTCCATGTCTTCTCCACCGTTTCCCATTTACctcctcctctttcttctcttccccCACTATCTGGGATTAGCCAAATTAAGCAAGCCCATGCTCGTAGTGTCGTCTTTGGCCTTGCTAATGATGGCCGCATCATGGGTCACCTCCTCGCTTTTCTTGCcgtttcttcctcttcactGCCGTATGAGTACGCCTTCTCAATTTATCAGTCTATTTCTCATCCGAGTGTTTTTGCCACCAATAACATGATACGGTGCTGCGCAAAAGAGGAGTTATCTTGCGAGTCGATATCTCTTTACTCGCACATGCGCCGAAGTCTTGTGGCGCCTAATAAACATACTTTGACCTTTGTATTGCAAGCTTGCAGTAACGCTTTGGCTATCTGCGAAGGGATTCAAGTTCAAACCCATGTCATAAAATTTGGTTTTGCTAGAGACGTTTTCATTCGCAATGCGTTGATTCACTTGTATTGTACTCATTGCAGAGTTGAATGTGCGAAGCAGGTATTTGATGAAGTTCCTAGTAGTCGAGATATAGTATCTTGGAATTCAATGATTGCTGGTTTCGTTAGAGCCGGGCAGATCAATGTTGCAGATAAACTGTTTGTTGAAATGCCTGAGAAAGATGTGATCTCATGGAGCGCGATGATATCTGGGTGTGTTCAAAATGGGCTATTGGAGAAGGCGTTAGACTGCTTTAATGAGATGAGGGAGCAAAAAATGAGGCCGAATGAGGCAATATTGGTGTCCATGCTCGCAGCAGCATCCCAATTGGGTATGCTTGAGTATGGAAAAATGATCCATTCCATTGCGGACTCCTTGAAATTCCCAATGACTGCTTCTCTTGGTACAGCACTAGTTGACATGTATGCTAAGTGCGGTTGTATTGATGAGTCAAAATTCTTGTTCGACCGAATGCCCCAGAAAGATAAATGGACTTGGAATGTTATGATCTGTGGGTTAGCATCGCATGGCCTTGGCCAAGAAGCGCTTGCATTATTTGAAAAGTTTCTAACACAGGGTTTCTACCCAGTCAACGTGACATTCATTGGAGTCTTGAATGCGTGTAGCAGAGCTGGTTTAGTCAGCGAGGGAAGACGTTTTTTTAAGCTAATGACGGACACATATAAGATTATACCAGAGATGGAACACTATGGTTGCATGGTTGATCTCTTCAGCCGTGCTGGGTTCGTTTATGATGCTGTTGAAATGATTAACAGGATGCCTGCTCCTACGGACCCTGTGTTGTGGGCAACGGTGCTTGGTTCTTGCAAGGTTCACGGATTTATAGAACTGGGTGAAGAGATTGGGAACAAGTTGATTCAAATGGATCCCACTCACAATGGGCATTATGTCCAGTTAGCGGGTATCTATGCCAGACTAAGAAAATGGGAAGATGTAAGCAAGATTAGGAGACTAATGGCTGACAGAAACTCCAACAAAATTGCAGGGTGGAGCTTGATTGAAGCAGGAGGAAGAGTTCACCGATTTGTGGCAGGAGATAAGGAACATGAACGATGTACAGAGATCTACAAGATGTTGGAGACAATTGGAGTACGAATAGCAGCAGCGGGATACTCAGCAGACGTTTCATCAGTACTGCATGAcatagaggaagaagaaaaagaaactgcCATTAAAGAGCATAGTGAAAGGTTGGCAATTGCTTTTGGGTTGCTGGTGACTCAAGTTGGTGACTGTATTCGTATTATCAAGAATTTAAGAGTTTGTGACGATTGCCATGAGGTAAGTAAGATCATTTCTCGAGTatttgaaagagaaatagTTGTTAGAGATGGCAGTAGATTTCACCATTTTAAGAATGGTAGTTGTTCTTGTCTGGATTATTGGTGA
- the LOC111782238 gene encoding pyruvate decarboxylase 1-like produces MESANSIASAPHPTSILLPVAPNAPSGTAGSHLARRLVEIGVKDVFFVPGDFNLTLLDHLISDPELNLIGCCNELNAGYAADGYARAKGVGACVVTFTVGGLSVLNAVAGAYSENLPVICIVGGPNSNDYGTNRILHHTIGLPDFTQELQCFQTVTCYQAIVNDLSDAHELIDTAISTALKESKPVYINISCNLPGVPHPTFTADPVPFFLAPKVSNQWGLEAAVEATANFLNNTVKPVIVGGPKLRAAKAQRAFVELADASGYPIALMPSGKGLVPEHHPQFIGTYWGAVSTSFCGEIVESADAYVFVGPVFNDYSSVGYSLLVKKEKAVIVNVNGVTIGNGPSFGCVFMADFLNALAKRLKKNPTALENHRRIYVPPCIPLNYAKDEPLRVNVLFKHIQNMLSGDTAVIAEIGDSWFNCQKLRLPENCGYEFQMQYGSVGWSVGATLGYAQANKDKRIIACIGDGSFQVTAQDISTMIKCGQRTIIFLINNGGYTIDVEIHDGPYNVIKNWNYTGVVDAIHNGEGKCWTAKVQTEEELIEAIATANDEHKESLCFIEVLVHKDDTSKELLEWGSRVASANSRPPNPQ; encoded by the exons ATGGAATCTGCTAATTCAATTGCCTCTGCACCTCATCCCACTTCAATTCTACTGCCAGTGGCTCCCAATGCCCCAAGCGGCACGGCGGGTAGTCATCTCGCTCGGCGCCTCGTTGAGATCGGAGTCAAAGATGTGTTCTTTGTTCCTGGGGATTTCAATCTGACCCTTTTGGATCACTTGATCTCTGACCCTGAACTCAACTTGATCGGCTGCTGCAATGAACTCAACGCTGGCTACGCTGCCGATGGCTATGCTCGAGCCAAGGGCGTGGGTGCATGTGTGGTCACTTTCACCGTTGGTGGGCTTAGCGTGTTGAACGCTGTTGCTGGTGCATACAGTGAAAATTTGCCTGTGATTTGCATTGTGGGTGGCCCAAATTCCAACGATTATGGCACTAACAGGATCTTGCATCATACCATTGGGCTTCCTGATTTCACCCAAGAGCTTCAATGCTTCCAAACAGTCACCTGTTATCAG GCGATTGTGAATGATTTGAGTGATGCGCATGAGTTGATAGACACTGCGATTTCAACTGCTTTAAAGGAGAGCAAACCAGTTTACATCAACATAAGTTGCAATCTTCCTGGAGTCCCTCATCCTACTTTTACTGCAGATCCAGttcccttctttcttgctCCAAA AGTAAGCAACCAATGGGGGTTGGAAGCAGCAGTTGAAGCAACTGCAAATTTTCTCAACAACACAGTGAAGCCGGTGATTGTTGGCGGTCCCAAGCTAAGAGCGGCGAAGGCACAACGGGCGTTCGTCGAGCTGGCCGATGCAAGCGGATATCCGATCGCCCTTATGCCGTCTGGGAAAGGGTTGGTGCCGGAGCACCATCCACAGTTTATTGGGACATATTGGGGTGCTGTGAGCACCAGTTTTTGTGGGGAGATAGTTGAATCAGCCGATGCTTATGTGTTTGTTGGCCCTGTTTTCAATGATTACAGCTCTGTTGGGTACTCTCTACTTGTGAAAAAAGAGAAGGCTGTGATTGTGAATGTGAACGGTGTGACCATCGGTAATGGCCCATCCTTTGGCTGCGTTTTCATGGCTGATTTTCTAAATGCATTGGCCaaaagattgaagaaaaaCCCCACTGCTCTTGAGAATCATCGCCGAATATATGTTCCTCCTTGTATCCCTCTCAACTATGCTAAGGACGAACCTTTACGAGTCAATGTTCTCTTCAAACATATTCAG AATATGTTGTCCGGTGACACTGCGGTAATTGCTGAAATTGGTGATTCATGGTTCAACTGTCAGAAGCTTCGTCTTCCTGAGAATTGCGG CTATGAATTCCAAATGCAATATGGTTCTGTTGGATGGTCAGTAGGTGCCACTTTGGGATATGCTCAGGCCAATAAAGATAAGCGTATAATCGCCTGTATTGGTGATGGGAGTTTCCAG GTGACGGCTCAAGATATTTCAACAATGATTAAATGTGGGCAAAGGACCATCATCTTCCTCATCAACAATGGAGGATATACCATAGACGTAGAGATTCACGATGGTCCATACAATGTTATCAAGAACTGGAACTACACTGGTGTGGTCGATGCCATTCACAATGGTGAAGGAAAATGCTGGACGGCCAAG GTACAAACAGAGGAAGAACTAATAGAAGCAATTGCGACCGCGAacgatgaacacaaagaatcaTTGTGTTTCATCGAAGTTCTGGTGCACAAAGACGACACAAGCAAAGAGCTACTAGAATGGGGGTCTCGTGTGGCCTCTGCTAACAGTCGCCCTCCAAATCCTCAATAA
- the LOC111782161 gene encoding magnesium-chelatase subunit ChlI, chloroplastic isoform X2, whose translation MAFALGRSSSTAILASRSLSSPSPTHFVPLLSLTPAHGNGKKSFGSIRVQGKKERPLVQCNVAAEINTVEQAANLSKESQRPVYPFAAIVGQDEMKLCLLLNVIDPKIGGVMIMGDRGTGKSTTVRSMVDLLPEIRVVFGDPYNSDPEDPESMGIEVRESLGKGEELSVVMTKINMVDLPLGATEDRVCGTIDIEKALTEGVKAFEPGLLAKANRGNPEEGELRPQLLDRFGMHAQVGTVRDAELRVKIVEERARFDQNPKEFRESYNAEQEKLQQQISSARTSLSSVQIDHDLKVKISKVCAELNVDGLRGDIVTNRAAKALAALKGRDKVGAEDIATVIPNCLRHRLRKDPLESIDSGLLVIEKFYEVFG comes from the exons ATGGCGTTCGCTCTCGGAAGATCTTCCTCAACCGCGATCTTGGCTTCTCGATCACTCTCTTCTCCCTCCCCCACGCATTTCGTCCCTCTTCTATCCCTAACCCCAG CTCATGGCAATGGGAAGAAGTCTTTTGGGAGTATTAGGGTTCAGGGGAAGAAGGAAAGGCCTCTGGTTCAATGTAATGTTGCGGCTGAAATAAACACTGTGGAGCAG GCTGCGAATCTCTCAAAAGAGAGTCAGAGGCCTGTTTATCCATTTGCTGCTATAGTTGGGCAGGATGAGATGAAACTATGCCTTCTTCTGAACGTTATTGACCCGAAAATAGGAGGTGTCATGATAATGGGTGATAGAGGAACAGGAAAATCCACCACTGTTAGGTCCATGGTTGATTTGCTCCCTGAAATCAGAGTTGTATTTGGGGATCCCTACAATTCTGATCCTGAGGACCCTGAATCAATGGGTATTGAAGTGAGGGAAAGTCTGGGGAAAGGAGAGGAACTTTCAGTGGTGATGACCAAAATCAATATGGTTGATCTGCCGTTGGGTGCTACTGAAGACAGGGTGTGTGGGACTATTGACATTGAAAAGGCACTTACTGAAGGTGTGAAAGCATTTGAGCCTGGCCTTCTTGCCAAAGCGAACAGAG GAAATCCAGAAGAAGGGGAGCTTAGGCCACAGCTGCTCGATCGGTTTGGAATGCATGCACAAGTAGGTACCGTAAGGGATGCAGAGTTGAGAGTGAAGATTGTAGAGGAGAGGGCCCGGTTCGACCAGAATCCCAAAGAGTTCCGTGAATCTTATAACGCGGAGCAAGAGAAGTTACAGCAACAAATTTCATCGGCTAGAACTTCACTTTCCTCTGTGCAGATAGATCATGATCTGAAGGTGAAAATCTCCAAGGTTTGTGCCGAGTTGAACGTCGATGGATTGAGAGGAGACATTGTGACAAATAGAGCTGCAAAGGCTCTTGCAGCTCTAAAGGGAAGGGATAAAGTTGGTGCTGAGGATATAGCTACTGTCATTCCCAACTGCTTAAGACATCGTCTTAGAAAGGATCCATTGGAATCTATTGATTCTGGTTTACTTGTCATTGAGAAATTTTATGAGGTATTTGGCTGA
- the LOC111782161 gene encoding magnesium-chelatase subunit ChlI, chloroplastic isoform X1, with protein MAFALGRSSSTAILASRSLSSPSPTHFVPLLSLTPAHGNGKKSFGSIRVQGKKERPLVQCNVAAEINTVEQAANLSKESQRPVYPFAAIVGQDEMKLCLLLNVIDPKIGGVMIMGDRGTGKSTTVRSMVDLLPEIRVVFGDPYNSDPEDPESMGIEVRESLGKGEELSVVMTKINMVDLPLGATEDRVCGTIDIEKALTEGVKAFEPGLLAKANRGILYVDEVNLLDDHLVDVLLDSAASGWNTVEREGISISHPARFILIGSGNPEEGELRPQLLDRFGMHAQVGTVRDAELRVKIVEERARFDQNPKEFRESYNAEQEKLQQQISSARTSLSSVQIDHDLKVKISKVCAELNVDGLRGDIVTNRAAKALAALKGRDKVGAEDIATVIPNCLRHRLRKDPLESIDSGLLVIEKFYEVFG; from the exons ATGGCGTTCGCTCTCGGAAGATCTTCCTCAACCGCGATCTTGGCTTCTCGATCACTCTCTTCTCCCTCCCCCACGCATTTCGTCCCTCTTCTATCCCTAACCCCAG CTCATGGCAATGGGAAGAAGTCTTTTGGGAGTATTAGGGTTCAGGGGAAGAAGGAAAGGCCTCTGGTTCAATGTAATGTTGCGGCTGAAATAAACACTGTGGAGCAG GCTGCGAATCTCTCAAAAGAGAGTCAGAGGCCTGTTTATCCATTTGCTGCTATAGTTGGGCAGGATGAGATGAAACTATGCCTTCTTCTGAACGTTATTGACCCGAAAATAGGAGGTGTCATGATAATGGGTGATAGAGGAACAGGAAAATCCACCACTGTTAGGTCCATGGTTGATTTGCTCCCTGAAATCAGAGTTGTATTTGGGGATCCCTACAATTCTGATCCTGAGGACCCTGAATCAATGGGTATTGAAGTGAGGGAAAGTCTGGGGAAAGGAGAGGAACTTTCAGTGGTGATGACCAAAATCAATATGGTTGATCTGCCGTTGGGTGCTACTGAAGACAGGGTGTGTGGGACTATTGACATTGAAAAGGCACTTACTGAAGGTGTGAAAGCATTTGAGCCTGGCCTTCTTGCCAAAGCGAACAGAGGTATTCTCTATGTAGATGAGGTAAATCTTTTGGATGACCATTTAGTTGATGTCCTACTAGATTCTGCTGCTTCTGGTTGGAACACAGTTGAGAGAGAAGGTATATCCATTTCCCATCCTGCTCGATTCATTTTAATTGGTTCAGGAAATCCAGAAGAAGGGGAGCTTAGGCCACAGCTGCTCGATCGGTTTGGAATGCATGCACAAGTAGGTACCGTAAGGGATGCAGAGTTGAGAGTGAAGATTGTAGAGGAGAGGGCCCGGTTCGACCAGAATCCCAAAGAGTTCCGTGAATCTTATAACGCGGAGCAAGAGAAGTTACAGCAACAAATTTCATCGGCTAGAACTTCACTTTCCTCTGTGCAGATAGATCATGATCTGAAGGTGAAAATCTCCAAGGTTTGTGCCGAGTTGAACGTCGATGGATTGAGAGGAGACATTGTGACAAATAGAGCTGCAAAGGCTCTTGCAGCTCTAAAGGGAAGGGATAAAGTTGGTGCTGAGGATATAGCTACTGTCATTCCCAACTGCTTAAGACATCGTCTTAGAAAGGATCCATTGGAATCTATTGATTCTGGTTTACTTGTCATTGAGAAATTTTATGAGGTATTTGGCTGA
- the LOC111781468 gene encoding E3 ubiquitin-protein ligase ATL41-like yields MGSDHDYRTLRRYGARHKIMVSAIFSLFVVVMFILFLHFYLRYLRRRRREARLISLDQQISRVDRENHTAAPLPKAGLDPVFIARVLPESIHKQADHQGEIVECSICLSNIEEKATVRILPNCKHVFHVGCIDMWLFSNTTCPVCRTAVEPIVPSAENGEVPTAPPLAEEQSSSMISSFRRTISRERSQGVQPTAPPLTEEQSSSRLSSFRRIMSRERERSLRVHSCGEGSVRSADLERQ; encoded by the coding sequence ATGGGTTCCGACCACGATTATCGTACTCTCCGGAGGTACGGAGCCCGCCATAAGATCATGGTGTCTGCAATCTTCAGTCTATTCGTCGTGGTTATGTTCATCCTCTTCCTCCACTTTTACCTCAGATATCTCCGACGGCGCCGACGAGAAGCCAGATTAATTAGTCTCGACCAGCAGATTTCACGAGTCGATCGAGAGAATCACACGGCGGCACCGCTGCCTAAGGCCGGCCTGGACCCTGTCTTTATAGCTAGAGTTCTGCCGGAATCTATCCACAAGCAAGCCGATCATCAAGGCGAAATTGTAGAGTGCTCGATTTGCTTGAGCAACATCGAAGAAAAAGCCACTGTCAGGATTCTCCCCAATTGCAAGCACGTATTCCATGTGGGGTGCATCGATATGTGGCTTTTTTCCAATACAACCTGTCCTGTCTGCCGAACAGCGGTGGAGCCGATAGTTCCGTCGGCCGAGAATGGTGAGGTTCCAACGGCTCCGCCGTTGGCAGAGGAGCAATCCAGCTCTATGATTAGCTCCTTTAGAAGGACGATAAGCAGAGAGCGGTCTCAGGGAGTTCAGCCGACAGCTCCGCCGCTGACAGAGGAGCAATCAAGTTCTCGGCTGAGCTCGTTTAGAAGAATAAtgagtagagagagagagagatcgtTAAGGGTTCACAGTTGTGGAGAAGGATCAGTTCGATCTGCAGATTTAGAAAGgcaatga
- the LOC111781964 gene encoding GDSL esterase/lipase At1g28570-like: MAPSIPLLHLAIAFAFAFSVHCVVGRYTSIFNFGDSLSDTGNLYYTCSSPNPAHVCFLPYGETFFHRPTGRFSDGRVILDFIATSLGLPLVRPYRSVGLGGEGISAQDFGKGLNFAVGGATALDVSYFEERGIHNVPSHAVSLRIQLHWFNKTYSSVCASSPSSRCRDIFKNSLFMMGEIGGNDYNYFFFDNRNITELTSLVPLVVKQIGSVIMELIELGVDTIMVPGNLPIGCLPIYLQVYATSNRGQYDPQNGCLKWLNQFSKYHNEQLQQELKRIRALHPHVHLIYADYFNAVMHILNAPKNFGFTNLHQVCCVDENRSYYFPMPCGLPSTIVCDDPSKYVSWDGLHLTEAAYKLIATSLMQGSFMTPQFSILQQNSSTKLLQLQ; this comes from the exons ATGGCTCCCTCAATTCCTTTGCTTCATCTTGCTATTGCCTTTGCCTTTGCCTTTTCCGTCCACTGTGTTGTTGGACGCTACACTTCCATCTTCAACTTCGGGGATTCCCTTTCCGACACCGGAAATCTCTATTACACCTGTTCTTCTCCTAATCCTGCCCATGTTTGCTTCCTTCCTTACGGGGAGACCTTCTTCCATCGCCCCACCGGCCGATTCTCCGACGGCCGTGTCATCCTCGACTTCATTG CTACATCGTTGGGGCTTCCTCTGGTACGCCCATATCGGAGTGTGGGGCTGGGAGGAGAGGGGATTAGCGCACAGGATTTTGGGAAGGGCTTGAATTTCGCTGTTGGGGGAGCAACTGCGCTCGATGTGTCGTATTTTGAAGAAAGGGGAATCCATAATGTGCCATCTCACGCCGTGTCCCTCCGGATTCAACTCCATTGGTTCAACAAAACATACTCTTCCGTTTGCgcatcttctccttcttcta GGTGCAGggatatatttaaaaattcgcTATTTATGATGGGCGAAATAGGAGGCAACGATTACAACTACTTTTTCTTCGATAATCGCAACATTACAGAACTCACATCTTTGGTACCATTGGTTGTTAAACAAATTGGCTCCGTTATCATG GAGTTGATTGAGTTAGGTGTCGACACTATAATGGTACCTGGAAATCTTCCTATTGGGTGTCTCCCGATATATCTCCAAGTGTATGCAACATCAAATCGAGGCCAATATGACCCACAAAATGGTTGTTTGAAATGGTTGAACCAATTTTCTAAATACCATAATGAGCAACTTCAACAAGAACTCAAGCGGATTAGAGCTCTCCACCCCCACGTTCATCTCATCTATGCAGATTATTTTAATGCAGTAATGCACATTCTCAATGCTCCAAAGAATTTCG GATTTACAAATCTCCACCAAGTTTGTTGTGTGGATGAGAACAGATCATACTACTTTCCAATGCCTTGTGGATTGCCATCAACAATTGTGTGCGATGATCCTTCCAAATACGTTAGTTGGGATGGTCTTCATTTAACCGAAGCAGCATATAAATTGATAGCCACTAGTTTGATGCAAGGCTCATTCATGACTCCTCAATTTAGTATTCTTCAACAGAATAGCTCGACCAAGCTACTACAATTACAATAA
- the LOC111781466 gene encoding protein IQ-DOMAIN 1, whose translation MGSGDWFKTVIRLRKVKTSSSKHAKEKSHALKSNNLEKDSSKVKKSGTNGSNKSLGMPIEDVAAVRIQTAYRAYRARKILRRLKGAVRLQNLTQGHSVRRHATSTISYLHSWSNIQAQIRARRICMVTEGRLKQKRLENQRKLETKLHDIEVEWCGGADTMEEILSRVHEREEAAVKRERAMAYAFSHQWRANSSEMYGLGKDELGKADWGWSWKERWIAARPWESRVPSKLVTPKKSTMRQSSKASKKSSPSPKARVLVKPPSPNGKSTPKARRLSYPATEKTEKLATEEKGIKKSVKDDEANTKKEETTS comes from the exons ATGGGTTCTGGAGACTGGTTTAAGACTGTAATTCGCTTAAGGAAAGTAAAAACCAGCAGTTCAAAACATGCTAAG GAGAAATCACATGCTTTGAAATCGAATAATCTGGAAAAGGATTCCTCGAAGGTTAAAAAGAGTGGTACCAATGGGAGCAACAAGTCTCTTGGGATGCCAATTGAAGATGTAGCTGCAGTTCGGATTCAGACTGCATATCGAGCTTATCGT GCCAGGAAAATTTTACGTCGCTTGAAAGGAGCTGTGAGACTGCAGAATCTGACTCAAGGCCACTCTGTTAGAAGGCATGCTACATCTACAATAAGTTATCTTCATTCATGGAGCAATATACAGGCTCAAATTAGGGCTCGTCGAATCTGTATGGTGACTGAAGGACGCCTCAAACAAAAGAGATTGGAGAATCAACGAAAACTTGAGACTAAACTTCATGATATTGAG GTAGAGTGGTGTGGCGGTGCAGACACCATGGAGGAGATTCTTTCAAGGGTACACGAGAGAGAAGAAGCAGCTGTTAAGCGTGAACGTGCTATGGCATATGCATTCTCACATCAG TGGAGAGCAAACTCCAGTGAGATGTATGGACTGGGTAAAGATGAACTTGGTAAAGCTGATTGGGGTTGGAGCTGGAAAGAACGATGGATTGCTGCTCGTCCATGGGAGAGCCGCGTACCATCTAAGTTAGTTACTCCAAAGAAATCGACAATGAGACAATCAAGCAAAGCCAGTAAGAAAAGCTCTCCATCCCCAAAAGCAAGAGTTTTGGTTAAACCTCCTTCCCCGAATGGAAAATCAACTCCAAAGGCTCGAAGGTTGTCGTATCCAGCAACCGAAAAAACCGAGAAACTGGCTACAGAAGAAAAGGGCATCAAGAAAAGCGTTAAAGATGATGAAGCAAACActaagaaagaagaaacaacgTCCTAA
- the LOC111781467 gene encoding nudix hydrolase 15, mitochondrial-like, with protein sequence MISILRRLSKPSLYITQIPKLMESSSDSSGCSRRLVALAQQLRLYKPPPLLDDIDEPSSEESNGKVVSQVGFPESATPISRDPERFRPKKAAVLICLFEGKDGDLRVILTKRSSRLSTHSGEIALPGGKAEEGDEDDGATATREAEEEIGLDPSLVNVVSVLEPFLSKHLLRVVPVIGIMTDRNAFIPRPNPAEVEEVFDAPLDMFIKDENRRSEEREWMGCKYLVHFFDYETENKKYVIWGLTAGILIRAASIVLQSSPPFLEQNPIFKVPRVVAKDTIMS encoded by the exons ATGATTTCAATATTGAGAAGGCTATCGAAACCATCCCTCTACATTACACAGATCCCAAAACTCATGGAATCTTCGTCGGACTCTTCTGGGTGCTCAAGAAGGCTAGTCGCTTTGGCACAGCAACTCCGCCTTTACAAGCCGCCGCCATTGTTGGATGACATAGATGAGCCAAGCAGTGAGGAGAGCAATGGAAAGGTTGTTTCTCAAGTGGGTTTCCCGGAATCGGCCACCCCAATTTCCCGAGACCCAGAGAGATTCAGACCCAAGAAAGCGGCTGTGTTGATCTGCCTTTTTGAAGGGAAGGATGGCGATCTTCGGGTCATTCTCACCAAGCGATCCTCGAGGTTGTCTACTCACTCGG GTGAAATTGCATTGCCTGGAGGAAAAGCAGAGGAAGGAGATGAAGACGATGGGGCGACTGCGACGAGAGAAGCGGAGGAGGAAATTGGTTTGGATCCTTCGCTTGTAAATGTTGTTTCGGTTCTTGAGCCATTCTTGTCAAAG CATCTCCTAAGAGTGGTTCCTGTTATAGGCATTATGACTGACAGAAATGCATTCATTCCCAGACCAAATCCTGCTGAAGTGGAAGAAGTATTCGACGCTCCACTTGATATGTTCATTAAG GATGAAAATCGGAGATCAGAGGAAAGAGAGTGGATGGGATGCAAATACCTTGTTCATTTCTTTGACTATGAAACCGAGAACAAGAAGTATGTGATATGGGGTTTAACTGCTGGGATCTTGATAAGGGCTGCATCAATAGTACTCCAGAGTTCACCACCTTTTCTGGAGCAAAACCCTATCTTCAAGGTTCCAAGGGTTGTAGCCAAAGATACAATTATGTcttaa